The genomic region taaaatacaacaaaactatcaatttggaacTCTGATTAATAGTTAAATTAAAAACTATGATAAAAGTTGCTGTATAAATAACAAATATTGAAGGAGTATTGAGTTCTTGACGCAACAGAGGACGACTTTTCATTCACTCTTATGCAATATCAAACAGACTGCAGGTGTGATTTCGAAAGTATTTCTTCAtaatgaaagcaaaacaaacaaatcacacaaaGTCTAACTAGTCACTATATACAaacatgggtgtgtgtgtatgagagagagagagagagagagagagagagagagagagagagagagagagagagagaataaggtgtgtgtgttaaacacagTCTGGACCACAAACTAAATGGCTGGCAACTGCAAACTACAAGATGGCCAAATCAATTAGCCTTGGTTCTGTGAGTGATGCAGATTTATCTAGCTAATCTTCTGCACATAAATATAAGTTTTATAATTATATCAAATATGTTCATATATTTTTGATTGGACCAACTTTCTACTTAATTTAACCGACTGTACGTCTTTGAATTCCCTCCAAAAAAGTGCGACACTTCCTGAAAATGGTCTAaatggaattttttttgttttgttttggaagaTGCGAAACTACAAACAGTGCAAGATGGCTTCAGGGACACACAgtaaattatgatttttttttttttttaactatagTTCCTCCTAATATTCTGGTcttgtctttttaatttttcatgtaTATATCTATTTTTTGGGGGGCGAGAGAGTACTAACTAACAGGGAAAACATGACTCCAGGGACacagaaaattattaaaatagaataaaaaataaaataaaaataataaaagaagcCCTATTCTTAATATGAAAGGGTTTAACATGGCCTATCAAATATTGACATCATGGtttgagtttgttttatttctatggCTCACAGTTCTTGCAAAAAATCAAGCACatgtaccaaaaaaaaaccctcagtaaagtaaaaataaaacaaagtatttttatgTGCCTCATTGTGCATTATCCTGTTTACAAATGGTGaagaataattttattttatttcagccaCTTATtatatgtcatgttttatttatatcaataaatgttaaattgttttattttttgttttatgtggcTTAATATAATCTCAGCATCactaaaaaatgaatgaatgaatgaattaatttgacatattaaaaaaaaaaaaacataagaggGTGAGGTTGTGTGGGGCCACAGAGATTGATTTTCATCTGatgacaaacatttttatgtgtgtcCTGTTCTCGTCCCCAGCCTCATTTTCCCGGCACATGAATGACTTCATCAAGGCGGTGAAGCAGGTGGAGGCTGGGCACCCTGCGTCAGAGCCAGTAGCTGTGTTAAGGAGGCTGCGGCAGGCAGCTGGCCTTAATGATGCATTCATCCAGCACTTCCTCGGTAACGCCAACTCTAGTGGTCCTGAAATTGGCGCTCACCTCTCAGGTTACATTAAGAAGGCCATGCATCACAGGATGACTGAAGACACTAAAGAGGAAGGTGTAGTTCTGACACCTGACGGCACCACTGTCGCCCTCACACCGCTCCTCCTGGGCATCGAGGCTGGTCTCCTCTCCAAGACGGCGGGGCGTGTGCGGGGCCTGTACCAGCTCACTCTGGCCAAAgacctgtccagctctcctctcaCCCAGCGTCTGGGACCTGACGGCTGCTGGGACAGCCTCACCTCTCCACAAGTCTTCACCCTCCTGGACAGCCCCTCTGTGCTCACCACTGCTCAGGTCAACGGAGGCATGGACGGCGTGGTTCTAGGCATGGAGGTGTCTGACAAATCTAAACGTCCTCTCAAGCTCAGCAGCCTGCTGACAGAGTACTACTGCCACCAGCTGGGCAGCAAAGGACTGGACGCAGCCCCACGCCTCATCAGCAGACGCCGCAGGGAGAACTTCAGAGGACtggttgtccctccattgttgACCAGAAAGGTGGTGAAGTCAGTAGAGCTGCAGCGGAGACTGAAGGGGCGCTCAAAGATGGACGTGAAGGAGAAGAAGCAGCTGACGGCTGTGGTCAGAGAGGGAATGAAAGAGTTCGTCCACATGTACATGGGTGAGCACGAGACCAAACCACAGAAGAAGTGAAAGGAAACTATTGTGGTCTTCAAAATCGAGAATAATAAATGCTGATTATTATGTATTTACTCAAAGCTGGGGTAGACAGAAATCTGGAaatcctaagcccctcccaccagacgaccacaGGCATTATGCACACGCTTTATACaataacccagtgtttcccgtatattgatttatttaaccttatttcattgtagagttgcATGCAGCTCATTCTCTCGGCCCCTCCTtgcctctctcttcttcttatcagaccacaaatgagacaaaaataagCTGATAGCCATCTCACAGTCCCTCCGTCTCGCTCCCcaccactgtggactgctttgCCAGGAGGACACCGGGCATCAGCTTAGGAGACCGACCTTCAGTCGAGGCTGTAGCAGCTCAAGTTCAGCCAGCACTTACCCCCCCAGCGCCGGGTGTCACaggggtctaacctgtgtaacagcagcaacagaaagtttgctgatccggcGGGAGTCGGGGCTGTCTGGTCCCTCAAAGCTGGGGTTTGCACTGTCTGGATTTGTGTTGCTGCGGCTGCTGCCTGGTTCTCCTCCCAGTGAAGTGGTCTGTAGCGGGGGGAGTGAGATGGAGGACACACTCTGATTTGAGgctttagctaatgttagctgcatAAACATGAATGTTAAGCACAAGGCTTAACTCTtaacaacattttctctccatttctgAAACACTTTGCCGATGTTACGTGTTTTGTTTATTGCCGGACTGTCTTATaaacccttttagggccgacgtcacttcattagctggaggcaaagcacgactcgccaccacagggctgtaggctacataggagtcttaaaatgtcatcttgttgtgtcacataccagccgccactgcccgccAACGAAAACAAAGATAACTATGGTCAAATATGATAAGacaaaaggactggacggaggcgatcatTAAAAATGCTctcacttcatatcaggttagggaaaaagtatttcctgttgtagggatgaataacattatgtgcagtaagggttatcatgtccacctcatcagaaactggggagggattaagaggaatattggatttctctgtaacgctaactttttagcacattagctaacgttagcttccatagcaaaacaaactggaggaaacctttcaagtgtcgtcctcctttgtaagattggaatagtaatcaaccacaaagcttcctgtgacatcatccgtCCACTGAGCGAGAGCATACGGGTCTGGTCCCGTCGGTCAGTGTTTACACTCACGAGTGACCTGACATgttttattatgggatttttgcccagtgaccccaaaataaaactgcctaccccagctttaaattAACTAACATTTACCAACCGGCTGTGGTCACACTCTGTGAATGTGTTTCAGATTGCCCACCCATGATCCCTCGCTGTATGTGGGGTGCAGAGCCGTACAGAGGAACCCCCACCAACctgtccctccctctgtccttcaTGTACATccaccacactcacacacccagcCAGCCCTGTCTGACCTTCGAGCAGTGCTCTGCAGACATGCGCTCCATGCAGCGCTTCCACCAGGAGGACAGAGGCTGGGACGACATAGGATACAGGTACGAGCGGTCGAGTTTAGGTCTCATGTCAAAAACACAGCACATGTGTGAAATTCATCACCCAGCTTACAAACGTCTGAGATACTCTGCTCTCCCAAAGCTTTGTCGCAGGCTCTGACGGGTACATCTACGAGGGCCGAGGCTGGCTCTGGCAAGGAGCCCACACCCTCGGACACAACTCCATAGGCTACGGGGTTTCCTTCATCGGAGACTACGTCACCAGGCTCCCCTCCCAGCATTCCATGGGGCTGGTGAGAGATCAGCTGGCATCATGCGCTGTCGGTGGTGGCCGACTGGTTGCCAGCTTCACCCTGCAGGGACACAGACAGGTGGTGAACACTTCCTGTCCTGGAGACGCTCTCTATAATGAGATCAGAGGCTGGGAACACTACGGGGTACGTAGACGCATCAGCAGGTGTTAAATCTCTCTGATAGGAATGAATTGAATGTCCAGAAGAGAACTGGTGTTATCTGCTCCAAACTGcccttaaagggacacttcaccccaaaatcaaaaatacattttcctcttacctgtagtgctatttatcagtctagattgttttggtgtgagttgcagagtgttagaggtatcagctgtagagatgtctgccctctctctagtataatggaactagatggtactcaGCATGTGgagctcaaagcgccaaaataTACATGTTGAAGCTGTTATTTCAAGGTAAAAAAGTTGCATAATGTTGCTTGAATACCCTGATTTAGCCTTTTCCATATGGGTGTGGCGTCCCTCATTATGTCTCTTAATCCTTGTTGGACATGTCAGGACAGACAGGGTTTGTCTAACGAGAGCAGGAGCACCTTGGTATTTGGAGCAGTGCTCTCTTCTGTTTTGCAAATCATCACAACTGATGGTTCTCACAGTATTTTTGGGCACACAggtctcctttttttttgttcattgcATGGGTATGTGTAAATGCATATGTGTAAAGTACAGTGCTTATGAGTAATCTTGAGGCCCTTGTACCTCATTTGAGTACTTAATATTttgtactttatacttctaccaTCAGAACTTTTACCATATTTATCTGTCAGCTATTGTTAGTGGTGACTTTCCCAAACTTGTCACGTTTCAGGTGTTATCTTCGTTAGCAGTTTCCCCAAAGACACATTTTGTCCACAAAACAAATATCAACTTCAGGacgttgttcttcttctttccaaCACATTTAATCATCTCACGACCCCTCAGATTTACCCTGAGACCCTGTGGAGGGGCCCGACCTttaagttgggaaccactggactaaacTCTCTCGAGCAGCTACACCAGTAAAATAATGTTTACAAATGAATGCATCCGTATTTTTGGATTGTTCCTTTTACTTTTGTAAAAGACCTGAATACTTCtttcatcactgcatatctgttATTGCATCTCATATTTCACTTTTCCTGTCTCTTAGGAGGTCAAGAAAGGAAGACAATCGGCTTAAGAAGAAAAACTTTGAATAAATCAAAACTGAACACAATAAATATTTGTCTTATATTTATGTTCTGATTGTTGCAGCTTTCTTTTGTTGCACCTAAGCACAAGTCTGAGGTACTTTTACCTTCCTACATTTCAAAAGGGAAATATTGTATCTATTTTACTCCACTGCTTTATCTGAAAACTTTAGTTACTTGTTAATACAAAATGtaatcaactaataaatgatgatgtattaATATACATAAATTATAGGTTAAGATACGTTATTGAACCCTGTGGGGAAATTCAAAAGCTATCCATAAATATATTAAGTAATTACAATTTGCTCCACATTTATCACCTGCAACCAGTGGTgcaatgtaactaagtacatttactcaacttaagtacaattttgacaTACTTGGACtatacttgagtatttctattttatgctacttttaCTTCATTACATCTCAGGgggaaatattgtacctttCACTCAACTGCATTTACTATGTTaccttttacatttaaaaaacaaacaatatgtttatatatgatGCAGTACTCTTCTACTTATCTACCCATCAGCACACAAAGTATCTTAAATCGACTCCACACTGACGTActacaacatttaaatgctCTTGTATCTATTCATCAGTGATAAAAAGAGATTAATATAATATTCTATATAACTAAAACACTTTGAAAAGAGCCATTCTGCattatgagtacttttacttttgatactttaagcaCATTTCACTGATAATACTTACGCTCGTTTACTCAGGGGTGGAGCCAGACGTTAACTTTCAGGGCTAAGTCCATACCTAGGAGGGTTCAGGGGCATTAATGGGATAATAAATGCCTAAAAATCTGAACATCATTtgagaaaaacatgaaaaaaatcctgttttgtATGTAATTGATCTCCAGCTGTCTCTGAAACCACAACAAATGTTGACGATGACTCATTTTCACTCCTGACACCATGAGCCAAAATTATCTGATGTTACTATTGTGTAGGAATTTAAGCAGCATTACTAATCcggaaacatatttttgtttttgtttatgatGGACTCGAGTTCACAGAACGAATGTTTAGCTGACGAATCTGCTGCATCTGAATCCATACCATAATAATATGGTAGCTTTAACTTTAAGTCAAGGATCCTGAACACTGCAAAGTAAATGTACTCTGAAATGAATATAGACTCAATTATTTTAGATTTCTTTAGGGAACAACATCTGCATACATTAtctatctttttaaaaaatattcaggGCTGTAGCTCCAGAGGCCACCTCCCACTCCCCCTGCTTTTAGTGACATTTTCTATtcaggggccagttgcacaaaacaccttaaattaAGATTTTCCCTCAAGTCCATGCTAAGGCTTTAgctttatcaaaataaaatcagttgcacatAACAAGACTTTTTCTTCAGGTTTCCTTGAGgtgttcacttaagtatttaagGTTTTCTCCTTcagtataagaccaagataagGTCTTACACTTAAAGTCATTCAAACCCTTGCACAAAGGACTTAAGGTAtcacaagcaaacaaatggttaTCACGGAAACTGTAGTATTTTACCACTGTAAAATCTCCTTTAATGCAGCAAATGCCTTAAAATTTTACTTAACTAAGGTAACCTTCTAAGGAATTCTGTGCAACACCCTTAAGTGAGTCAATcgggtttgaaaaaaataagtCTTTAGTGTCATACTTCACAAATAGTCTGAGAACACtttcagagagctcctaacttagcctaaaacttttagtaaggagtcctagcttaggagtgattaaGGAAAGTTCATAGaacaactctgagcaaggaagggacagaaattTTGAcctcagtgaggaggtgtggacacccagtggaaatgaaatgaactgctgactgtgtaaGTGTCATCATTGTTaatgtgatcactctgctgatggaaggttgagacagactcaagtcatcactgctgcactgttgtgttttgggaaatgtgtgtgtatcccaaaTGAGATCAACCACGCATATTATTCCTGCACGaactaatctgtagcatttcacttactcactgtcatccagcatTTGGAGAATACTTCTCTGATGTGcttgtttccaccattttctcctctgattaagaaactcttaagtcTCTTTAAAGTCCTCCTTCCTGcccctaacagtttttcaccttaggagctcccTTAAGGGCTaggatgctctgtgaataactctCATCTTCACAAGGaactagtcttaactttaagggaaaattctaagaaaaccaGGAGCGACTCTtcactaggaagctttgtgaatgtGGCCCCAGGTCTTTTACGtctcttactatataatgacgaaaactgactgactgtctgtctgtgtctgttccacgtttttctcctcactgacttggtcaatccatgtgaaatttggcacagtggtagagggtcatgggaggatgccaatgaagcaatattacatcaattggccaaaggggggcgctatagcaacccattgaaatgtcaaactttgaatgggcatatctcatgccccgtatgtcgtagagacatgaaactttgcacagagatgcctctcctcatgaggaacacatttgcctcaagaacccataacttccgcttatatagattttccgccattttgaattttttgaaaaacacttcaaatggatctcttcctaggaagtttgagcgatctgcatgaaactgggtgaacataatctagggaccaatatctaaagttccctcttggcaaaagttggaaaacttactaaaactgagcttctataaggcaatgaatattgcggagggcgtggctcatcacataaaggtgtataacatctcaagggtttcacccatcaccacgcaactttgtaggcatatgaccacacataatctgaggggacccctccattattgaccccatcaaacaaaatgggggcgctagagagctaatttcttatctaggcctaaccgccatatggatttttactgaacttggtagatatgtaaaacaggacgcctcaaggtgactggagaaatttaactctaatgtaatgtaacatttgGCATTCAGGATTTTTGTCGTGTGATGGAGTACTTCTACTTTCACATAAGTTAAGGATTTATACTTTCACCAGTGGCTGCAGCATTGGTGATGAACACATAAATGCATCAAAGTATTCTGAATCAATCATTATAACCCTATAATATAACCCtttcattctgcataatgagtacttttacttttggttctGTGACGATAATTAAATGCTAATACTTCTATttcatttaagtgttttttcaATTAAGGAGTTTTACTTAGAGTATTTCTGCACtgtggtatttctacttttaggATCTAAATCCAAGTCTAAGTGTAAAGTGTCTTTCACACAGTTCCATATCCGGCCAGCAGAGGGCGCCACACGATCATGTAATAGGCAGTAATAAGGCGTTTATTGATTTCCAGTATTTAAGGACGTTGTATTAGTCTAATTAAAGACAAACTGAGGCAGCTGTGCTCACCTCACACTGCGAGGTGTGTCTGTGATGTGTTTGATATCCATGTTATAACCACAGTGTTGAACATGTGGGTCAAACTGACAACAGCTCAAATTTAACTGACACAATTAATAATCAATACTTCACCTGTCTCCATAAAATAATGTCTGACGTCATCACCGTCATCAGTGTGACATGCTAACAGTGTTCAGTCCGGTGTTTGTCGCAGAATAAAGTGACATAATGAATAAACGCGTGTGAGCACacagcctgacacacacacacacactccaccgTCACCGGGCTGAAAGGCGAATAAAAGCGAAGCTCCGGTAAAAGTTGAACTTATTCAACTTGTCTCCGGTGTTTGACTCGAAACTCTTCTCGTCACCCTCCCCGTCGACGTTACGTACGCAGCCGTGGCGTGCCTGCAAGCCAAATAACATGGAGTCCTCTGCCTGGCATCTTCAAGGGATCCATGCAAAACCCCGAGCAGCGATTTAACGGAGCAACTTTGTCCCTGGGAGCCGTCAAAGCCTCCGGAGAGCATCGTGTCGGGGCGTAAAAGCTTCAGCTCCGTCCTCAAACTATGACGAACGGCGCTTAAACAGCCAGCTTTCACTGCGACCCGCACACCAGGCCGAATTCAGTGAGTATTTGcactaaaaaaaactgcagctcaAAGGCGTTTCTGGCTCCAACACGCATTGTGCACGGATGCATTGTTGTTCTAGTCACCTGACAGACACTGGATCGATACCAGCTGCGTCCTCTGGAGCCACAGAGGCCAACCCGCGGGACACCTTGATGTACCCGGGCATTTTCCTGCTTCTCAGAGGGGCAGCAGGGGAGGACATGGGCCTGAAT from Epinephelus moara isolate mb chromosome 18, YSFRI_EMoa_1.0, whole genome shotgun sequence harbors:
- the pglyrp6 gene encoding peptidoglycan recognition protein 6 codes for the protein MDKGCWRQTLALVVVVLVSTNAEASFSRHMNDFIKAVKQVEAGHPASEPVAVLRRLRQAAGLNDAFIQHFLGNANSSGPEIGAHLSGYIKKAMHHRMTEDTKEEGVVLTPDGTTVALTPLLLGIEAGLLSKTAGRVRGLYQLTLAKDLSSSPLTQRLGPDGCWDSLTSPQVFTLLDSPSVLTTAQVNGGMDGVVLGMEVSDKSKRPLKLSSLLTEYYCHQLGSKGLDAAPRLISRRRRENFRGLVVPPLLTRKVVKSVELQRRLKGRSKMDVKEKKQLTAVVREGMKEFVHMYMDCPPMIPRCMWGAEPYRGTPTNLSLPLSFMYIHHTHTPSQPCLTFEQCSADMRSMQRFHQEDRGWDDIGYSFVAGSDGYIYEGRGWLWQGAHTLGHNSIGYGVSFIGDYVTRLPSQHSMGLVRDQLASCAVGGGRLVASFTLQGHRQVVNTSCPGDALYNEIRGWEHYGEVKKGRQSA